The Columba livia isolate bColLiv1 breed racing homer chromosome 21, bColLiv1.pat.W.v2, whole genome shotgun sequence genome has a segment encoding these proteins:
- the FNDC10 gene encoding fibronectin type III domain-containing protein 10, translating to MPSLLPPFLALLCFGPPAPALRAPRRVEPGPEAAEEPWCPYKVAAAEGAANGRLCFRTPARGFQCAARSCRAHRSPGGAFVANVLRNGSVLLQWGLLHWGPPRPSAGLRGFALNCSWDGTYTRFPCDSVELGAACRDYLLPEAHGSVRYRLCLQPRYAPPRPAPPAQCVEFRVEPAAMRDIVVAMTAVGGSICVMLVFICLLVAYITENLMSPALAAPRRA from the coding sequence ATGCCCAGCCTGCTGCCGCCCTTCCTCGCCCTGCTCTGCTTCGGGCCGCCGGCGCCCGCCCTGAGGGCTCCGCGCCGGGTCGAGCCGGGGCCCGAGGCGGCGGAGGAGCCGTGGTGCCCGTACAAGGTGGCGGCGGCGGAGGGCGCGGCGAACGGGCGGCTCTGCTTCCGCACGCCGGCCCGCGGCTTCCAGTGCGCGGCTCGCTCCTGCCGCGCCCACCGCTCCCCGGGCGGCGCGTTCGTGGCCAACGTCCTGCGCAACGGCAGCGTGCTGCTGCAGTGGGGGCTGCTGCACTGGGGGCCGCCGCGCCCCTCCGCCGGCCTCCGCGGCTTCGCGCTCAACTGCTCCTGGGACGGCACCTACACGCGTTTCCCCTGCGACAGCGTGGAGCTGGGCGCCGCCTGTCGCGACTACCTGCTGCCCGAGGCGCACGGCAGCGTCCGCTACCGCCTGTGCCTGCAGCCGCGCTACGCGCCGccgcgccccgcgccgcccgcgcAGTGCGTGGAGTTCCGCGTGGAACCGGCCGCCATGCGGGACATCGTCGTCGCCATGACGGCCGTGGGGGGCTCCATCTGCGTCATGCTCGTCTTCATCTGCCTCCTGGTCGCCTACATCACCGAGAACCTCATGAGCCcggccctggccgctccgcgcCGCGCTTAA